In a genomic window of Orcinus orca chromosome 12, mOrcOrc1.1, whole genome shotgun sequence:
- the VGLL2 gene encoding transcription cofactor vestigial-like protein 2 isoform X1: MSCLDVMYQVYGPPQPYFAAAYTPYHQKLACYSKMQEAQECNASPSNSSGSGSSSFSSQTPASIKEEEGSPEKERPPEAEYINSRCVLFTYFQGDISSVVDEHFSRALSQPSSYSPSCTSSKAPRSSGPWRDGSFPMSQRSFPASFWNSAYQTPVPAPLGSPLAAAHSELPFAAADPYSPAALHGHLHQGAAEPWHHAHPHHAHPHHPYALGGALGAQAAAYPRPAAVHEVYAPHFDPRYGPLLMPAASGRPARLAPAPAPAPGSPSCELSAKGEPAGATWAAPGGPFASPTGDVAGGLGLSVDSGKRERERGIPGPLLPCAQTWAEAGTLLSSPWRPQ, from the exons AAACTAGCCTGTTACTCCAAAATGCAGGAAGCACAGGAGTGCAACGCCAGCCCCAGCAACAGCAGTGGCAGTGGCAGCTCCTCCTTCTCCAGCCAAACTCCGGCTagtataaaagaagaagaaggcagCCCGGAGAAAGAGCGCCCACCAGAGGCGGAGTACATCAACTCCCGCTGCGTCCTTTTCACCTATTTCCAGGGAGACATCAGCTCTGTGGTGGACGAACACTTCAGCCGGGCCCTGAGCCAGCCTAGCAGCTATTCCCCAAGCTGTACAAGCAGCAAAGCCCCACGGAGCTCCGGGCCCTGGCGGG ACGGCTCCTTCCCGATGAGCCAGCGCAGCTTCCCCGCCTCCTTCTGGAACAGCGCTTACCAGACGCCGGTGCCCGCGCCGCTGGGCAGCCCGCTGGCCGCCGCTCACTCGGAGCTGCCCTTCGCCGCAGCCGACCCCTACTCGCCGGCCGCGCTGCACGGCCACCTGCACCAGGGCGCGGCAGAGCCCTGGCATCACGCGCATCCCCACCACGCGCATCCGCACCACCCTTACGCGCTGGGCGGCGCCCTCGGCGCCCAGGCCGCCGCCTACCCGCGGCCCGCAGCCGTGCACGAGGTCTACGCGCCGCACTTCGACCCGCGCTACGGGCCGCTGCTGATGCCGGCCGCCTCGGGGCGCCCGGCCCGCCTCGCTCCCGCGCCGGCCCCCGCGCCCGGCAGCCCGTCCTGCGAGCTCTCGGCCAAGGGCGAGCCGGCCGGCGCCACGTGGGCCGCGCCCGGGGGACCCTTCGCGAGCCCCACGGGGGACGTGGCCGGGGGTCTGGGCCTCAGCGTGGACTCAGGTAAGCGGGAGAGGGAACGTGGCATCCCCGGGCCCCTCCTGCCCTGTGCCCAAACCTGGGCTGAGGCCGGGACCCTACTTAGTTCTCCTTGGAGACCCCAGTGA
- the VGLL2 gene encoding transcription cofactor vestigial-like protein 2 isoform X2, translating into MSCLDVMYQVYGPPQPYFAAAYTPYHQKLACYSKMQEAQECNASPSNSSGSGSSSFSSQTPASIKEEEGSPEKERPPEAEYINSRCVLFTYFQGDISSVVDEHFSRALSQPSSYSPSCTSSKAPRSSGPWRDGSFPMSQRSFPASFWNSAYQTPVPAPLGSPLAAAHSELPFAAADPYSPAALHGHLHQGAAEPWHHAHPHHAHPHHPYALGGALGAQAAAYPRPAAVHEVYAPHFDPRYGPLLMPAASGRPARLAPAPAPAPGSPSCELSAKGEPAGATWAAPGGPFASPTGDVAGGLGLSVDSDLQPQDKSKDLYWF; encoded by the exons AAACTAGCCTGTTACTCCAAAATGCAGGAAGCACAGGAGTGCAACGCCAGCCCCAGCAACAGCAGTGGCAGTGGCAGCTCCTCCTTCTCCAGCCAAACTCCGGCTagtataaaagaagaagaaggcagCCCGGAGAAAGAGCGCCCACCAGAGGCGGAGTACATCAACTCCCGCTGCGTCCTTTTCACCTATTTCCAGGGAGACATCAGCTCTGTGGTGGACGAACACTTCAGCCGGGCCCTGAGCCAGCCTAGCAGCTATTCCCCAAGCTGTACAAGCAGCAAAGCCCCACGGAGCTCCGGGCCCTGGCGGG ACGGCTCCTTCCCGATGAGCCAGCGCAGCTTCCCCGCCTCCTTCTGGAACAGCGCTTACCAGACGCCGGTGCCCGCGCCGCTGGGCAGCCCGCTGGCCGCCGCTCACTCGGAGCTGCCCTTCGCCGCAGCCGACCCCTACTCGCCGGCCGCGCTGCACGGCCACCTGCACCAGGGCGCGGCAGAGCCCTGGCATCACGCGCATCCCCACCACGCGCATCCGCACCACCCTTACGCGCTGGGCGGCGCCCTCGGCGCCCAGGCCGCCGCCTACCCGCGGCCCGCAGCCGTGCACGAGGTCTACGCGCCGCACTTCGACCCGCGCTACGGGCCGCTGCTGATGCCGGCCGCCTCGGGGCGCCCGGCCCGCCTCGCTCCCGCGCCGGCCCCCGCGCCCGGCAGCCCGTCCTGCGAGCTCTCGGCCAAGGGCGAGCCGGCCGGCGCCACGTGGGCCGCGCCCGGGGGACCCTTCGCGAGCCCCACGGGGGACGTGGCCGGGGGTCTGGGCCTCAGCGTGGACTCAG aTTTGCAGCCTCAGGACAAAAGCAAGGATCTGTACTGGTTTTAG
- the VGLL2 gene encoding transcription cofactor vestigial-like protein 2 isoform X3, producing MSCLDVMYQVYGPPQPYFAAAYTPYHQKLACYSKMQEAQECNASPSNSSGSGSSSFSSQTPASIKEEEGSPEKERPPEAEYINSRCVLFTYFQGDISSVVDEHFSRALSQPSSYSPSCTSSKAPRSSGPWRDGSFPMSQRSFPASFWNSAYQTPVPAPLGSPLAAAHSELPFAAADPYSPAALHGHLHQGAAEPWHHAHPHHAHPHHPYALGGALGAQAAAYPRPAAVHEVYAPHFDPRYGPLLMPAASGRPARLAPAPAPAPGSPSCELSAKGEPAGATWAAPGGPFASPTGDVAGGLGLSVDSARRYSLCGASLLS from the exons AAACTAGCCTGTTACTCCAAAATGCAGGAAGCACAGGAGTGCAACGCCAGCCCCAGCAACAGCAGTGGCAGTGGCAGCTCCTCCTTCTCCAGCCAAACTCCGGCTagtataaaagaagaagaaggcagCCCGGAGAAAGAGCGCCCACCAGAGGCGGAGTACATCAACTCCCGCTGCGTCCTTTTCACCTATTTCCAGGGAGACATCAGCTCTGTGGTGGACGAACACTTCAGCCGGGCCCTGAGCCAGCCTAGCAGCTATTCCCCAAGCTGTACAAGCAGCAAAGCCCCACGGAGCTCCGGGCCCTGGCGGG ACGGCTCCTTCCCGATGAGCCAGCGCAGCTTCCCCGCCTCCTTCTGGAACAGCGCTTACCAGACGCCGGTGCCCGCGCCGCTGGGCAGCCCGCTGGCCGCCGCTCACTCGGAGCTGCCCTTCGCCGCAGCCGACCCCTACTCGCCGGCCGCGCTGCACGGCCACCTGCACCAGGGCGCGGCAGAGCCCTGGCATCACGCGCATCCCCACCACGCGCATCCGCACCACCCTTACGCGCTGGGCGGCGCCCTCGGCGCCCAGGCCGCCGCCTACCCGCGGCCCGCAGCCGTGCACGAGGTCTACGCGCCGCACTTCGACCCGCGCTACGGGCCGCTGCTGATGCCGGCCGCCTCGGGGCGCCCGGCCCGCCTCGCTCCCGCGCCGGCCCCCGCGCCCGGCAGCCCGTCCTGCGAGCTCTCGGCCAAGGGCGAGCCGGCCGGCGCCACGTGGGCCGCGCCCGGGGGACCCTTCGCGAGCCCCACGGGGGACGTGGCCGGGGGTCTGGGCCTCAGCGTGGACTCAG CTCGTCGTTATTCCCTCTGTGGTGCATCCCTTCTGAGCTGA